A region from the Mycolicibacterium phlei genome encodes:
- a CDS encoding MCE family protein: MIARHVKRWAIAGSCLALTLTGCSFQGINSLPLPGAVGRGPGSVTYHVEVANVATLEPNSPVMIDDVVVGSIRKMTVDDWHADVEISVKPDVAVPANAVATVGQTSLLGSMHLALNPPLGEKPEGRLQPGATIPLDRSSTYPSTERTLSSLAAVVNGGGLGQIGDIIHNFNTAINGREPQIRELLTRLDNFVGVLDAQRDNIVASIQQLNRVAGTFAAQNADLDRALKEIPPALDVLIKERPRLTTALERLGQFGDTAADLANKAGDDLVKDLENLGPVLGALADVGPDLNLALLWATAFPYGPTFADRITRGDYINLFATFDLTYPRLKKTLLLGTRWGDENARLIPAPGDPYYLNYSYNPMSIGVAPPPAEAVPVPEGGAADAPLPTAVSGPILPVAPPPPAAPWLPQSQPITPGQIFAGPFAESEGGR, translated from the coding sequence ATGATCGCAAGACACGTCAAACGGTGGGCGATCGCCGGCTCGTGCCTGGCGCTCACCCTGACCGGCTGTTCGTTCCAGGGGATCAACTCGCTGCCGCTGCCGGGCGCGGTCGGACGCGGGCCAGGTTCGGTCACCTACCACGTCGAGGTCGCCAATGTCGCGACCCTGGAGCCGAACTCACCGGTGATGATCGATGACGTCGTGGTGGGCAGCATCCGCAAGATGACCGTCGACGACTGGCACGCCGACGTCGAGATCTCGGTGAAACCCGATGTGGCGGTGCCCGCCAACGCGGTGGCCACGGTGGGGCAGACCAGCCTGCTCGGCTCGATGCACCTGGCGCTCAACCCGCCGCTGGGGGAGAAGCCGGAGGGCAGACTGCAGCCCGGTGCCACGATCCCGCTGGACCGGTCCTCGACGTACCCGTCCACCGAGCGCACCCTGTCGTCGCTGGCGGCTGTCGTCAACGGCGGCGGTCTCGGCCAGATCGGCGACATCATCCACAACTTCAACACCGCGATCAACGGCCGGGAGCCGCAGATCCGCGAACTGCTCACCCGGCTGGACAATTTCGTCGGTGTGCTCGACGCGCAGCGGGACAACATCGTGGCGTCGATCCAGCAGTTGAACCGGGTGGCGGGTACCTTCGCCGCTCAGAACGCCGACCTGGACCGTGCGCTCAAGGAGATTCCGCCGGCGCTGGACGTGCTGATCAAGGAGCGGCCGCGGTTGACCACCGCGCTGGAGCGGCTCGGCCAGTTCGGTGACACCGCAGCCGATCTCGCCAACAAGGCCGGTGACGATCTGGTCAAGGATCTGGAGAACCTGGGCCCGGTGCTCGGTGCGCTGGCCGACGTCGGCCCGGACCTGAACCTCGCGCTGCTGTGGGCGACCGCGTTCCCGTACGGTCCGACCTTCGCCGACCGCATCACCCGCGGCGACTACATCAACCTGTTCGCCACGTTCGACCTGACCTACCCGCGGCTGAAGAAGACCCTGCTGCTGGGTACCCGCTGGGGTGACGAGAACGCCAGACTGATTCCGGCGCCGGGTGATCCGTACTACCTGAACTACTCGTACAACCCGATGTCGATCGGCGTCGCACCGCCGCCCGCCGAGGCGGTGCCCGTACCCGAGGGCGGTGCGGCAGATGCCCCGCTGCCCACCGCGGTGTCGGGTCCGATTCTGCCCGTCGCGCCGCCGCCGCCGGCGGCGCCGTGGCTGCCGCAGAGCCAGCCGATCACACCCGGGCAGATCTTCGCGGGGCCGTTCGCGGAGTCGGAGGGTGGTCGCTGA
- a CDS encoding cytochrome P450, which translates to MTTDFDSVDYFTDPSLVPDPHPYYDHIRAKDPVACPITNGVLAVTGWDAANSVYKDTENYSSCIAVMGPFTPMPFTPEGDDITELIAKHRTEIPMYEHMVTMDPPQHTDARSILARLLTPKRLKENEDFMWRLADRHIDEFIADGKCEFLSAYAKPFSLLVVADLLGVPEEDHEDFREAFGAQRPGTNIGSLDHEVIATNPLEWADEKFVRYIEERRANPRDDVLTSLATAKYPDGSTPEVIDVVRTATFLFAAGQETTAKLLGAAMRVLSDRPDIQQRLRDDRSLIPVFIEECLRMDSPVKSVFRMARKTTQLGDHPVPAGTTVMVSPGAANRDPKRFENPHEFDLDRKNVREHIAFSRGIHSCPGAPLARVEGRVSIERLLDRLGDITVSEDKHGPIDARRYEYEPTFILRGLTEINIEFTPIG; encoded by the coding sequence ATGACCACTGATTTCGATTCGGTCGACTACTTCACCGATCCCTCCCTGGTCCCCGATCCGCACCCGTACTACGACCACATCCGCGCCAAGGATCCGGTGGCGTGTCCGATCACCAACGGGGTGCTCGCGGTGACCGGCTGGGACGCCGCCAACTCGGTCTACAAGGACACCGAGAACTACTCGTCGTGTATCGCGGTGATGGGCCCGTTCACGCCGATGCCGTTCACCCCCGAGGGCGACGACATCACCGAGCTGATCGCCAAGCACCGCACCGAGATCCCCATGTACGAGCACATGGTGACGATGGACCCGCCGCAGCACACCGACGCCCGCTCGATCCTGGCCCGGCTGCTGACGCCCAAGCGGCTCAAGGAGAACGAGGACTTCATGTGGCGGCTCGCCGACCGCCACATCGACGAGTTCATCGCCGACGGCAAGTGCGAGTTCCTCTCGGCGTACGCAAAGCCGTTCTCGCTGTTGGTCGTCGCCGACCTGCTCGGCGTGCCCGAGGAGGACCACGAGGACTTCCGCGAGGCGTTCGGCGCCCAGCGTCCGGGCACCAACATCGGCAGCCTCGACCACGAGGTGATCGCCACCAACCCGCTGGAGTGGGCCGACGAGAAGTTCGTCCGCTACATCGAGGAGCGCCGGGCCAACCCGCGTGACGACGTGCTCACCTCGCTGGCCACCGCGAAGTACCCCGACGGGTCGACGCCCGAGGTGATCGACGTGGTGCGCACGGCGACGTTCCTGTTCGCCGCCGGTCAGGAGACCACCGCCAAGCTGCTCGGCGCGGCGATGCGGGTGCTCTCGGACCGCCCCGACATCCAGCAGCGGCTGCGTGACGACCGCAGCCTGATCCCGGTGTTCATCGAGGAGTGCCTGCGGATGGACAGCCCGGTCAAGAGCGTGTTCCGGATGGCGCGCAAGACAACGCAACTCGGCGATCATCCGGTGCCGGCAGGCACCACCGTGATGGTCAGCCCCGGCGCGGCCAACCGCGATCCGAAGCGGTTCGAGAACCCGCATGAGTTCGACCTGGACCGCAAGAACGTGCGTGAGCACATCGCGTTCAGCCGCGGTATCCACTCCTGCCCCGGCGCCCCGCTGGCGCGGGTGGAGGGCCGGGTGTCGATCGAGCGACTGCTGGACCGCCTGGGCGACATCACGGTCAGCGAGGACAAGCACGGCCCGATCGACGCGCGGCGCTACGAGTACGAGCCGACCTTCATCCTGCGCGGCCTTACCGAGATCAACATCGAGTTCACCCCGATCGGCTGA
- a CDS encoding thiolase family protein has product MTNDVAIIGVGLHPFGRFPKTAMEMGAEAIQAALTDAGVEWKDIQFGFGGSYEISNPDAVTRLVGLTGITFTNVFNACATAASAIQQTADTIRLGKYDIGIAIGLDKHPRGAFTDDPAKLALPQWYAENGQFVTTKFFGMKANHYIHKHGISQETLAKVANKNFRNGALNPNAFRRKEIPVDEILNSTVLNYPLTQYMFCAPDEGAAAVIMCRADIAHRFTDKPVYVRASEIRTRRYGAYEVHATSAPLDEDVSPTVYAARAAYEAAGIGPEDVDIAQLQDTDAGAEVIHMAETGLCADGEQEKLIADGATEIHGSLPINTDGGLIANGEPIGASGLRQVHEIVRQLRGEAGDRQVPGEPKVGLAQVYGAPGTASATILSL; this is encoded by the coding sequence ATGACCAACGACGTGGCGATCATCGGCGTCGGCCTGCACCCGTTCGGCCGCTTCCCCAAGACGGCGATGGAGATGGGCGCCGAGGCGATCCAGGCGGCCCTCACCGACGCGGGTGTGGAGTGGAAGGACATCCAGTTCGGGTTCGGCGGCAGCTATGAGATCTCCAACCCCGACGCGGTGACCCGACTGGTCGGCCTGACCGGCATCACCTTCACCAACGTCTTCAACGCCTGCGCCACCGCGGCCAGCGCGATCCAGCAGACCGCCGACACCATCCGGCTCGGCAAGTACGACATCGGCATCGCGATCGGCCTGGACAAGCACCCCCGCGGCGCGTTCACCGACGACCCGGCCAAGCTGGCGCTGCCGCAGTGGTACGCCGAGAACGGCCAGTTCGTCACCACCAAGTTCTTCGGCATGAAGGCCAACCACTACATCCACAAGCACGGCATCTCGCAGGAGACGCTGGCCAAGGTGGCCAACAAGAACTTCCGCAACGGCGCGCTGAACCCGAATGCGTTCCGCCGCAAGGAGATCCCGGTCGACGAGATCCTCAACTCGACGGTGCTGAACTATCCGCTGACCCAGTACATGTTCTGCGCCCCCGACGAGGGTGCCGCCGCGGTGATCATGTGCCGCGCCGACATCGCGCACCGGTTCACCGACAAGCCGGTGTACGTGCGGGCCAGCGAGATCCGTACCCGCCGCTACGGCGCCTACGAGGTGCACGCCACCTCGGCGCCGCTGGATGAGGACGTCTCCCCCACCGTCTACGCCGCCAGGGCGGCCTATGAGGCGGCGGGCATCGGCCCCGAGGACGTCGACATCGCCCAGCTGCAGGACACCGACGCCGGCGCCGAGGTCATCCACATGGCCGAGACCGGGCTGTGCGCCGACGGCGAGCAGGAGAAGCTCATCGCCGACGGTGCCACCGAGATCCACGGCTCGCTGCCGATCAACACCGACGGCGGTCTGATCGCCAACGGGGAACCGATCGGCGCGTCGGGGCTTCGCCAGGTGCACGAGATCGTCCGCCAGCTGCGCGGCGAGGCCGGTGACCGCCAGGTGCCGGGTGAGCCGAAGGTCGGGCTCGCCCAGGTGTACGGCGCCCCCGGTACCGCCTCGGCGACAATCCTGTCGCTCTAG
- a CDS encoding MCE family protein, whose product MQKYRGNQLMRTGFIGAVLIILVITIGLQPERLVSWATSLRYQALFTEAGGVAVGNDVTVSGIKVGSVTSVELVNGDALVGFTIDGKYALGSDTTAHIRTGTLLGERVLALESAGSGKLDRSKPIPTSRTSSPYSLTDAVSELTANTTDTDIDSINESLDTLAATLDQIAPQLGPTFDGLSRMSKALNSRNESLAELLRAASDVTGIFAERSEKVNALILNANDLVAVLNERRYAITSLLEATSAVSQELTQVVADNEAELAPALDHLNTVTAMLEKNRDNLAKMLPGAAKYYLTQGEIVANGAYYNALVPNLVFGQLLQPFLDYAFGFRRGMDAGQPPDQAGPRAELPFPVNGIPQPGDLPDDGNP is encoded by the coding sequence ATGCAGAAATATCGCGGAAACCAGTTGATGCGCACCGGTTTCATCGGTGCCGTGCTCATCATCCTGGTGATCACCATCGGTCTGCAGCCCGAGCGGCTGGTGTCCTGGGCGACATCTCTGCGCTACCAGGCGCTGTTCACCGAGGCGGGTGGCGTCGCGGTCGGCAACGACGTCACCGTCTCCGGAATCAAGGTCGGTTCGGTCACCTCCGTCGAACTCGTCAACGGCGACGCCCTCGTCGGGTTCACCATCGACGGCAAGTACGCGCTCGGCTCCGACACCACCGCGCACATCCGCACCGGCACCCTGCTGGGCGAGCGGGTGCTCGCGCTGGAATCGGCGGGCAGCGGAAAACTGGACCGCAGCAAGCCGATTCCCACGTCGCGCACCTCGTCGCCGTACTCGCTGACCGACGCGGTCAGCGAGCTGACCGCCAACACCACCGACACCGACATCGACTCGATCAACGAGTCGCTGGACACGCTGGCCGCCACCCTCGATCAGATCGCGCCGCAGCTGGGCCCGACCTTCGACGGGCTGTCGCGGATGTCGAAGGCGCTGAACAGCCGCAACGAGAGCCTGGCCGAACTACTCAGGGCGGCCAGCGATGTGACCGGCATCTTCGCCGAGCGCAGCGAGAAGGTCAACGCGCTGATCCTCAACGCCAACGACTTGGTCGCCGTCCTCAACGAGCGGCGCTACGCGATCACCAGCCTGCTGGAGGCGACGTCGGCGGTGTCGCAGGAGCTGACGCAGGTGGTCGCCGACAACGAGGCCGAACTGGCCCCGGCGCTCGATCACCTCAACACGGTGACGGCGATGCTGGAGAAGAACCGCGACAACCTCGCCAAGATGCTGCCCGGCGCGGCCAAGTACTACCTGACCCAGGGCGAGATCGTGGCCAACGGCGCCTACTACAACGCGCTGGTGCCGAACCTGGTGTTCGGTCAGCTACTCCAGCCGTTCCTCGACTACGCATTCGGCTTCCGCCGCGGTATGGACGCCGGCCAGCCGCCGGACCAGGCCGGCCCGCGCGCCGAACTGCCATTCCCCGTCAACGGCATTCCGCAGCCAGGAGACCTACCCGATGATGGCAACCCGTAA
- a CDS encoding TetR/AcrR family transcriptional regulator — protein sequence MTGGTTGSTRRIGAPDAKNRGVLIDAAEQLLLEEGYAAVTSRRVAERAGLKPQLVHYYFRTMEDLFLAVFRRMAEAGLTALTEALASPQPLWALWRFSTQPEATRLTMEFMGLANHRKALRAEIIYYAERFREEQNKAIAAVLERYGADTSEVPPVVWTVFATSVSQALVVERALGMTTGHAETYEFCEKWIRRLEGDPLPAGDAK from the coding sequence ATGACAGGGGGCACCACGGGGTCGACGCGCCGGATCGGGGCGCCGGACGCCAAGAACCGCGGCGTGCTGATCGACGCCGCCGAACAGCTGCTCCTCGAGGAGGGCTACGCCGCGGTCACGTCGCGGCGCGTCGCCGAACGGGCCGGCCTCAAACCCCAACTCGTGCACTACTACTTCCGCACGATGGAGGACCTGTTCCTGGCGGTGTTCCGGCGCATGGCCGAGGCCGGCCTGACGGCGCTGACCGAGGCGCTGGCGTCCCCGCAGCCGCTGTGGGCGCTGTGGCGGTTCAGCACGCAACCGGAGGCCACCCGGCTGACGATGGAGTTCATGGGGCTGGCCAACCACCGCAAGGCGCTGCGCGCGGAGATCATCTACTACGCCGAACGATTCCGCGAGGAGCAGAACAAGGCGATCGCGGCGGTGCTGGAACGCTACGGCGCCGACACCAGCGAGGTACCGCCGGTGGTGTGGACGGTGTTCGCCACCAGCGTGTCGCAGGCGCTGGTGGTCGAGCGTGCGCTCGGCATGACGACCGGCCACGCCGAGACCTACGAGTTCTGCGAGAAGTGGATCCGCCGGCTGGAGGGTGACCCGCTGCCCGCCGGCGACGCGAAATAG
- a CDS encoding MCE family protein: MLTRFVRNQLIIFTIASIVGVTVMLFAYMQVPTLLGIGRLKVTLELPASGGLYRFSNVTYRGVQIGKVTDVVLTETGAEATLSLDTSPKIPADLQAEVRSVSAVGEQYVDLRPRTDSGPYLQNGARIPREDTTIPQEVGPVLEGLNRLVSSIPGDRIGDLLDETFKAFNGAGPDFQSLMDSAAKISGEAAGVSDQLRSVIDDSGPLLDSQAETAEAIRTWAKSLAGITGQLHQNDPQIRTLLQQGPGFAAEVSALLDEVKPTLPILLANLTTVGQTLLTYNPSIEQLLVIFPGIIAAQQSFGLPQNNPTGLPAGDFALTINDPPPCTVGFLPPSAWRSPEDTTTIDTPDGLYCKLPQDSPIAVRGARNYPCMAHPGKRAPTVELCNDPKGFVPLAMRQHTLGAYPFDPNLISQGVAPDDRIDFSERLYAPVEGTPLPPGAVPSGTPPNMPPPPLPVAGGPVPDAPAPSLTAPPPAAAPVPPPPPGNSINGTPIPSPPDAPAGGAVPAAPAAHDAKASDGPAVAYAQYNPQTGQYLTADGQLQRIDLPSAEPKSWKDLLPT; the protein is encoded by the coding sequence ATGCTCACGCGCTTTGTCCGAAATCAGTTGATCATCTTCACGATCGCCTCGATCGTGGGCGTGACGGTGATGCTGTTCGCCTACATGCAGGTGCCGACGCTGTTGGGTATCGGCCGGCTGAAGGTGACGCTGGAACTGCCTGCCAGCGGTGGGTTGTACCGGTTCAGCAACGTCACCTACCGCGGGGTGCAGATCGGCAAGGTCACCGACGTGGTGCTGACCGAGACCGGCGCCGAGGCGACGCTGTCGCTGGACACGTCGCCGAAGATCCCCGCCGACCTGCAGGCCGAGGTGCGCAGCGTCTCCGCCGTCGGCGAGCAGTACGTCGACCTGCGGCCCCGCACCGACTCCGGGCCCTACCTGCAGAACGGTGCGCGAATTCCCCGGGAGGACACCACGATCCCGCAGGAGGTCGGCCCGGTCCTGGAGGGGCTCAACCGGCTGGTGAGCAGCATTCCGGGCGACCGGATCGGCGACCTGCTCGACGAGACGTTCAAGGCGTTCAACGGCGCCGGGCCGGACTTCCAGTCGTTGATGGACTCGGCGGCCAAGATCAGCGGTGAGGCCGCCGGGGTTAGCGACCAACTCCGTTCGGTCATCGACGACAGCGGCCCGCTGCTGGACTCGCAGGCCGAGACCGCCGAGGCCATCCGCACCTGGGCGAAGAGCCTGGCGGGCATCACCGGGCAGCTGCACCAGAACGATCCGCAGATCCGGACGCTGCTGCAGCAGGGACCCGGCTTCGCCGCGGAGGTGTCGGCGCTGCTCGACGAGGTCAAGCCGACGCTGCCGATCCTGCTGGCGAACCTGACGACGGTGGGGCAGACCCTGCTGACCTACAACCCGTCGATCGAACAGCTGCTGGTGATCTTCCCGGGCATCATCGCCGCGCAGCAGTCCTTCGGTCTGCCGCAGAACAACCCGACCGGTCTGCCCGCCGGTGACTTCGCGCTGACGATCAACGACCCACCGCCGTGCACGGTGGGCTTCCTGCCGCCGTCGGCGTGGCGTTCACCGGAGGACACCACCACCATCGACACCCCGGACGGCCTGTACTGCAAGCTGCCGCAGGACTCGCCGATCGCGGTGCGCGGCGCCCGCAACTACCCCTGCATGGCGCACCCGGGTAAGCGGGCCCCGACGGTGGAGCTCTGTAACGACCCGAAAGGCTTTGTGCCGCTTGCGATGCGGCAGCACACGCTGGGCGCCTACCCGTTCGACCCGAACCTGATCTCGCAGGGCGTCGCGCCGGACGACCGGATCGACTTCTCCGAGCGACTCTACGCGCCGGTCGAGGGCACACCGCTGCCGCCGGGAGCGGTGCCCTCAGGCACCCCGCCGAACATGCCGCCGCCCCCGCTGCCGGTGGCAGGCGGACCGGTTCCGGATGCTCCGGCGCCGTCGCTGACCGCGCCCCCGCCGGCGGCAGCACCGGTGCCGCCGCCACCGCCGGGTAACTCGATCAACGGGACGCCGATCCCGTCGCCGCCGGATGCGCCGGCCGGCGGTGCGGTCCCGGCCGCACCGGCCGCCCACGACGCGAAGGCATCCGACGGGCCGGCGGTGGCGTACGCGCAGTACAACCCGCAGACAGGTCAGTACCTCACCGCGGACGGTCAGCTGCAACGCATCGATCTGCCCAGCGCGGAACCGAAGTCGTGGAAGGATCTGCTTCCCACCTAG
- a CDS encoding MCE family protein: MTRSTSTLVKFSIFGVIMAVLTAFLFVVFSDSRTGATDGYSAVFVDATRLEPGDSVRIAGIRVGTVREVSLLPDRKVLVKFDADRNTKLTTGTQAAIRYLNLVGDRYLELIDTPDSARILPAGAQIPESRTAPALDLDLLLGGLKPVIQGLNPEDVNGLTTSLVQILQGQGGTLESLLSKSSSFTNAIADNNEVVEQLIDGLRTTLDTLAKDGEEFAGSVDRLEELVKGLAADRDPIGTAIDALDRGTTSLADLLGRGREPLNHTIDELHRLAPLVNNDLERLDATIQRLPEIYRKLARVGSYGAFFPYYICGVTFRASDLEGRTVVFPWIKQETGRCVDE, translated from the coding sequence ATGACGCGATCGACCTCCACCCTCGTCAAGTTCTCCATCTTCGGCGTGATCATGGCGGTGCTGACCGCCTTCCTGTTCGTGGTGTTCAGCGATTCCAGAACGGGTGCCACCGACGGGTATTCGGCGGTCTTCGTCGACGCCACCCGGCTGGAGCCGGGAGACAGCGTGCGCATCGCCGGCATCCGGGTCGGCACCGTGCGCGAGGTGTCGCTGCTGCCCGACCGCAAGGTGCTGGTCAAGTTCGACGCCGACCGCAACACCAAGCTGACCACCGGAACCCAGGCCGCGATCCGCTACCTGAACCTGGTGGGGGACCGGTACCTCGAGCTCATCGACACCCCGGACTCGGCGCGGATCCTGCCCGCGGGCGCACAGATCCCGGAGTCGCGCACCGCGCCGGCGCTGGACCTCGACCTCCTGCTCGGCGGACTGAAACCCGTTATCCAGGGCCTCAATCCGGAGGACGTCAACGGGCTGACCACCTCGCTGGTGCAGATCCTGCAGGGCCAGGGCGGCACGCTGGAGTCGCTGCTGTCGAAGTCGTCGTCGTTCACCAACGCGATCGCCGACAACAACGAGGTGGTCGAGCAGCTGATCGACGGCCTGCGCACCACGCTGGACACGCTGGCCAAAGACGGCGAGGAGTTCGCCGGATCCGTCGACCGGCTCGAGGAACTGGTCAAGGGCCTGGCCGCCGACCGTGACCCGATCGGCACCGCGATCGACGCCCTGGACCGGGGGACCACGTCGCTGGCGGATCTGCTCGGCCGGGGTCGCGAGCCGCTCAACCACACCATCGACGAGCTGCACCGACTGGCTCCGCTGGTGAACAACGATCTCGAGCGCCTCGACGCCACCATCCAGCGTCTGCCGGAGATCTACCGCAAGCTGGCCCGCGTCGGCTCCTACGGGGCGTTCTTCCCGTACTACATCTGCGGCGTCACGTTCCGGGCGAGCGATCTCGAGGGCCGCACGGTGGTGTTCCCGTGGATCAAGCAGGAAACGGGAAGGTGCGTGGACGAGTAA
- a CDS encoding nuclear transport factor 2 family protein has translation MDVDKAQIAEVLVRCATGIDTKDWPLFRACWTDEVDVDYGDLGTYTDADAYAALVEQIHGGMGPTYHRLSNIAVDVDGDRATARSYVHAVLQGAPGDDNSWIEALGHYDDELVRTADGWRLTKRTTHMARIRNGS, from the coding sequence GTGGACGTCGACAAAGCGCAGATCGCCGAGGTGCTGGTCCGCTGCGCGACCGGCATCGACACCAAGGACTGGCCGCTGTTCCGGGCCTGCTGGACTGACGAGGTCGACGTCGACTACGGCGACCTCGGCACGTACACCGACGCCGACGCGTACGCCGCGCTGGTCGAGCAGATCCACGGCGGCATGGGCCCGACGTATCACCGGCTCTCCAACATCGCCGTCGACGTCGACGGCGATCGGGCCACCGCGCGCAGCTATGTGCACGCGGTGCTGCAGGGCGCACCCGGCGACGACAACAGCTGGATCGAGGCGCTCGGACACTACGACGACGAGCTGGTCCGCACCGCCGACGGTTGGCGGCTCACCAAGCGCACCACGCACATGGCGCGCATCCGCAACGGCTCCTGA
- a CDS encoding MCE family protein, with protein sequence MMATRKRLVVSTAILLAIGLVAGAAVLVRQMFHGPTTITAYFPTATAIYPGDEVRVSGVRVGTIESITPEGTQTKMVLKVDRDVPIPADAKAVIVAQNLVAARYVQLAPAYRNGDGPTMADGAVIPSDRTAVPVEWDEVKTQLLRLADELGPQAGVSDTSMSRFIDSAANAIGGNGEKLRETLRQLSGVARIFAEGSGNITDIIKNLQVFVSALRDSKEQIVLFENRLATLTSVINDNRTDLDAALTHLSTAINEVQRFVEGSRDKTTEQVRRLTALTQILVDHKLAFENVLHITPNAIANFQNIFYPNSGAVTGAFSLVNFNNPVQMICGMIGAVANVTAAETAKLCAQYLGPALRLLNVNNIPMPINAYLRPAVSPDKIIYADPKLAPGGSGPDDPPEPPPTVSAYTGAGDVPPPPGWGAPPGPRGIYMTDDDAPAIPSPALFPGAPIPGPPNIMSNVPAQQPQTVEGLLLPQTPAPAAPADPNAPLLPAEGAPPA encoded by the coding sequence ATGATGGCAACCCGTAAGCGCCTGGTGGTCAGCACCGCGATCCTGCTGGCCATCGGACTGGTCGCCGGCGCGGCGGTGCTGGTGCGGCAGATGTTCCACGGGCCGACCACCATCACCGCGTACTTCCCGACCGCGACCGCGATCTACCCCGGCGACGAGGTCCGGGTGTCGGGCGTGCGCGTCGGCACCATCGAGTCGATCACCCCGGAGGGCACCCAGACCAAGATGGTGCTCAAGGTCGACCGCGACGTGCCTATCCCGGCCGACGCCAAAGCCGTGATCGTCGCGCAGAACCTGGTCGCGGCCCGCTACGTGCAGCTGGCCCCGGCCTACCGCAACGGCGACGGTCCGACCATGGCCGACGGCGCCGTGATCCCCAGCGACCGGACCGCGGTGCCGGTGGAGTGGGACGAGGTGAAGACCCAGTTGTTGCGTCTGGCCGACGAACTGGGGCCGCAGGCCGGGGTGTCGGACACCTCGATGTCGCGGTTCATCGACAGCGCCGCCAACGCGATCGGTGGTAACGGCGAGAAGCTGCGCGAGACGCTGCGGCAACTGTCCGGTGTGGCAAGGATTTTCGCCGAGGGCAGCGGCAACATCACCGACATCATCAAGAACCTGCAGGTGTTCGTCTCCGCGCTGCGCGACAGCAAGGAGCAGATCGTGCTGTTCGAGAACCGGCTCGCGACGCTGACCAGCGTCATCAACGACAACCGGACCGATCTCGACGCGGCACTGACGCACCTGTCGACGGCGATCAACGAGGTGCAGCGGTTCGTGGAGGGCAGCCGGGACAAGACCACCGAGCAGGTGCGCAGGCTGACCGCACTCACCCAGATCCTCGTCGACCACAAGCTGGCGTTCGAGAACGTTCTGCACATCACCCCGAACGCCATCGCGAACTTCCAGAACATCTTCTACCCCAACAGTGGTGCGGTGACCGGGGCCTTCTCGCTGGTGAACTTCAACAACCCGGTGCAGATGATCTGCGGCATGATCGGCGCGGTCGCCAACGTCACCGCGGCGGAGACCGCCAAACTGTGCGCGCAGTATCTCGGCCCGGCCCTGCGGCTGCTCAACGTCAACAACATCCCGATGCCGATCAACGCGTACCTGCGGCCGGCGGTCAGCCCGGACAAGATCATCTACGCCGACCCGAAGCTGGCACCCGGTGGTTCCGGACCCGACGATCCGCCGGAGCCGCCGCCGACGGTGTCGGCCTACACGGGTGCCGGGGATGTGCCGCCGCCCCCGGGCTGGGGTGCGCCGCCGGGACCGCGCGGAATCTACATGACCGACGACGACGCGCCCGCGATTCCGTCGCCCGCGCTGTTCCCGGGCGCGCCGATCCCCGGCCCGCCGAACATCATGTCGAACGTGCCTGCGCAACAACCGCAGACCGTCGAGGGCCTGTTGTTGCCGCAGACCCCGGCTCCGGCCGCTCCGGCGGATCCGAACGCACCGCTACTTCCCGCGGAAGGGGCGCCGCCAGCATGA